The sequence caggacggatgtagatgttgatgatttctaggtttgcatggCCTGACCGcccagataagccttgacgttctaagacactgtccctacggccgatgtcgggataaaATAAATGATGTTGcatagagtggtgtatgataaacgcgaagccacctccatttccgcactcgtgatcttttctgtggacattatacccagaacaagtctgcagagcagatcttgctttgagtttagtctcttgaatcgcagcaatgcggatgttgtgccgcttcataaaatcgactatctccgcgatctttccagttagtccattacaggttaactgcagaattcccgctgcaaggagctgctgggaggatgacaatttgtgggagggacgcaacaaaataaatggggttacactgaaatgacagtccttggtcgggaaaaatcccgagtcgctccggtacatagaaccgactgccttgggaagctttTTGTTAGTTGTAAATGGCACTTCAACCTGTTGTGCTTAGCGTTACATCAACAAtattatgcacatacatatggaCAAATCTATATACGGTAATTAAAAAAAGAAGCCATACTGGAAAAAAGAGCTTTTTTGGGCGATAAACACTCAAAATACCGCAAAAAAGCGGGAACTAATTTATTAGCGCACATACATAAATAATGATAGATAAAATACCTACAAAAATGTAATTTGATTATAAACAAGCAGAAATACTCGAATAGCTAACTTGTAGTGtagttctgccatgaagagcttctcAGCTAAAATTTGCAGATGTCGTTAAAAAATTTCGCCATAAAACATGTATATtgcgtcctgccaatttgtaggaaaattaataGGTAGCACTACGCATCTCGTgcttcgtttttattttatttacttgtccGACTGCCACGGTGACTTTTTgttttgggattcaaggggttgacaaCCGCAATTTAGAGCTTTGTAGCatcacagcttccgcaaccccATTTTGAACAAACACTTTTATTGTAGACGACCTCAAATTCTTCATAGAACGAGGAAGTGGGGacggatgacctagaaggtttaacgtGACCATATTGAATCGTTGCCAAGATGGtagggcttgtaccttaatagtgcttgttaccgaaagCGTGTTCGGAGCATTCCTTAAAACTTTGCTTGACCATGATAATGATAATCGGTTGAAAGGTCTTTTACTGGTAGACTGTAAGACATGGAATTACACCCAAGCTTTCTGTACAACGCTCAAGCTATAGGCTAGCGATCGGATTTGAAGCCTGGGCAAAAATAAGGGAAACCGTGATATGCACAATGAAATTAAAATCATTATTATTTCAGCGCATCGAGTTGAATTGTCTCTGACTAAGCATTTATCGTTTTTATTCCCTTCTCTGGTATGCCACGAAGCAAAGCTCACTAGATTGTATTATTTGTTTTTCTTGGTATTCATGAAATAATTACAGCGTATTTTTTAAGCAAATTCCCCGCTCAACAGAAACTGGATAATTAGGCAACAAGGCAAGCCACGGCGTGCTTGCTGTTTGGTAAGCGCTATACACGTTGCGCACAATTCAAAaacaatatatgtacatttatacaTAAATATCGCTTGTAGATAAATATGTGGTTTTGTCAATTTGCTTTTGTGTCTGAATAATAGATTGCTTGGCTAACTGATTGTGTTAcatcatatgaaaaaaaaaaactatatccaTTGGGCTTGTAGCAGCATGATGattgaaaataagcaaaataccatagtatgaaattatTTATGAACAACAAATTAACAAAACTATTTGAAAAATAGCAAGTATTCTCATAAAAGTAAGGTTGAAGAAAATAATGCGATTATTATTAATAGCTtgtaaagttgttgttgttgtatcagtgaTAAGTGGTGCTACCGCTGCTGATAAGAAATGGGTTTACTAAAATGATATGGTGACATGCATAAAAGTGTGCACAAAAGCATTGCTTGTTTACTTACCGCTCTCGTTGCACTGTAATGGCTGCTGCATGCAAAGGAAGACCAAATTTGCAAATTGTGTGGAAATGTGTCAGTTTCTGGTGCTGTCCAGTTGGCTTTCGCACAAGTTTAATTTACCTTATTGGAATGTATACCCCACCGCCAACTTATTCAATCACATTTATCATTATAATTTATTCATTTAATTAACTAGTAGGCGTAATTGTTTTGCCACTGTATTTAATTCTGCATAATTAGCTAGGGTTTATTTTAATTTCCTCTCAATAAAATAACTTTCTTTTAACCACAATGGACACACTATATAACCAATCACTTGAATGCTTTTTGGCCGATTGACAACTTGATCGCCAGGCTCAGCTCAATAAACACATCAAACACATCGAAAAAACAAAAGAGAACAGCTGTTGACAGAGTtgcatttttgtttgcaaaaattcATAGTCACAGTAAAAGAGTAAAAGGCAAGGTAAATTCAATCGCAGCTTTTATCACAGGTTGCTCATGAGGGGGGTATATAAACGCATTGCGAATTCAAAGCATACAAGCATTGTGAATTCACAATGCATGCAAGTCAGacggcgaatgtttgaaaaacaacaccaacaacagcgaACAGCTTGCTAAATCACTGTTCGTTAACTTAAATCATTTGCACAATTGTATTTTTCATACATGTTTGTAAACGTTTgggatattgaatttttttttcaactttaagtATCAGTTGTCAGCATCAGTAATGAGCCCTTTTAAATACTGCAGGCAAGCAAACGTTTTTCGCATTCTTGGCCATTCCCTCTCTCAGCCTTATTTGACagatatggcaatggaggaatagaaaggcTCTTTACTTGACGAATTCACAAACCATAAACGCCTTGGAAACTTTTAAGCGAAGCGCGACATCTTAAGTCTGATTTAGCGCTTTGACATCGGGAGTTGTCAAAAAAATGAGCTTGCGTATGTTCGATACCGTTTTGGATATCAAAATTAAGTCCTCCCAAAATTCTTTTATGCAAAAGTGTATATATGTTATACAACAAATTCACCGAAATTCAAACAGTCATATGAACATCTTCAACTTGTTTTGCCAATATCTCTTCAgagaatgaaaaattttaaattccacCTTCGGAGTATTGAAACCGGTGTCTAAACGCGGCTTTTTACTCATTTTTGAGCGTTTATTAACAATCCACCGCTGTTCTTGATTGAAAcgagttaagctggagacattggtgctttatcggtaaccgtatcggtaaccttttaacagctgattcgaccaaccttatgagaatcaatgcaatcgattattggtgccgctaaggtcgtaaccgtatcgtagccaaccaattgggttttggtttaccgtcgtaaagatgaacagctgattacgttagggatacggatacagctatacgacatacggcaccaatgactccggcttaaaacaTTTTATTGCCCGTCACATAAGATTCTTACTGGAGCATCGTGCGCTGACGGATGATAAGATTGCATGTATTTGCATATATAACATCGCCATTTGACCAAGTTAAGGGAAATATAATCAAGGCCAAGTTGCCATGTCAAATCTATGGAAGTATGAGTAATGCAAGCCGAGACGTAGCCAAAGAGGATCGATATAATAATATCAATCCTCTTTGACGTAAAAACGCCGCAAGCGTTTAATGTGActcccctgcaaaaattgttggaccatgtggtccactggagtacttactattatactccactgtaatgcagcaatggaccaactcatatttctacacgagtatattgtaagccgatcattgctcgttttttaacgatagtaataactacacgatgtttattggactgtgggtactccatggattactctgatgtaatgcggagctggagtatatggtccagtcctaggacatcgcaatgttaattggaccatatgttttgtatgaattgtggttaattttggagcagtcggttggtccatagcgagtacacCATGCACGCATGGTGTACTCGCGATATTTGCAAGGCCCGTGAATGCTGGTAtgaccattgtgaattcacaaAGGGTATGACAATAAACAAAATTTCTACTGTGAATTGACAGCGAATGCCATGTAAAAGAAATTGTCAGACATATGGTTGTTTTTAAGTAGGCAATACCAAAACAAAAGCGCGTGTTGTGTAGGAAATTATAGATAATCTTTTTATCActgtaaataaaacaatttttaggTTAGCTATTGCTTAATTATTTAACAACCTCATCGCAATCGTAATCAATAAAAAAAACTCGGGCAAAATGGGTATGGTACAAAAGCGCAAGAAGATGCACTACGGTGATACACATCTGCGGCGTCGTTGGCGTGTACGCAATCGTACACGTGATCTCGACCAGATTGATCATGATATACAAACACAATCAGCAGAGCTAATTAATCAGCAAGTCGATCTTGAGCAACCAGGCTGTGGTCAATTTTACTGTGTACACTGTGCCAAGTACTTCATCGATGATCAAGCAATGCAGGCACATTTCCGCACTAAAGTGCATAAGCGACGTATGAAGGCGCTCGAACTTGAGCCATATACTGTCGAGGAAGCTGAGCGTGCTGCTGGCCAGGGTAGTTATAAGGCGCCAAAGAAACGTGTTATGGAAACTCAACCAACGAAGGACGAAGTGAAAAAGGGCAAACGCATACGTGTGGAGGAGAAAATCGAGGAAGAAGCGCTTAAGTCtaagaaaaaaattgtgaaaatgcaGAACTAAGTTGTGCTGGAGTATAGCTTTCTTTgccttagaaaaattaaaaatatttacagatTACATTTGTTAGCATTTGTACGTACTTCTTGtagcccatttaatttgttgcgtccctaccACCCCACTTCTTGAAGCCGGCGTTGTcgaagcaaataaataaatagtttaaGCAATAAACTAGttgcatatttgtttttaatttaattatgataAATGAGGAGTGCCTAAGAGGCAactaaaacctaccgactcgatACAATAAAAGTTGCCGAAGTACATACTTTAACGCATCACTCGGTcatatcagtgcatcgccgttcggATGTTGCGTTCGCGCTTTACGAACATGCGTAAAAGTGACCGAAGCACATACTGCAATGcatcactgttgttgttgtagcaatgtttcgccccacctaatagctgcgactgatcacaaattgtcatcaatatcctctaacgggagtccaaggaaacttgctgtttcgacaggggtggaccataatgaaaggggtgttagaggcgttggttccacattagaattaagatggttggtgtcatgtagggacacattgcaagcggggcatacattttgtatgtcggggttgattctggatatgcaagttgtaaatagggtcgcggatgatttagtcggtgataatgccaggtttcgcgaggcgaaaaaactgacgagatcagggagttagccgtttattctgttgcaaagctcatcgatctttgggcccgggcctgtggccattattgtgcagtcatcggcgtaagaaactatagtaactccttctggtggcgaaggtagttttgatatgtaaaaattaaacaaaagtggggataggacaccaccccgaGGCACCCCTttattaattcttcttggcttagatattcgtttctgaattgcactgatgcctgccgaccacccagataatttgcggtccaccttttaagccatgggggaagggtagacccttccaagtcttgcagtaacgtgccatggttgaccgtatcaaaagccgGGAAGTTGGGCAGAATTTCGGGAACGACGATGAAGttggcgggacgctcgagcgaaataagtataggcaggtggtcggatgccaatgttaccatcggctgccagttgacgcagtttacgagtactgcgctcacgattgaaatatccggcgaactgtgacagcttcctgccatacgtgtgggggcgttgttgttgttgaagcgataaggttgctccccgaaggctttggggagtgttatcgatgtgatggtccttttccggatacagatccggtacgctccggtaccatagtaccattaaggtgctagcccgaccatctcgggaacgatttatgtggccacattaaaccttcatgccattccctcccccacccccaagttccatgaggagcttggggtcgccagagcctcgtctgttagtgaaacaggattcgccgcggataggtgaggttgactattgggtttggagaagctatatattgcgctggcaacctgaagggttgcgctacacagccccttcaatctggtattttagtcgcctcttacgacaggcatacctaccgcgggtatattctgatcccctaacccgctgggggggggggggggggcgtctccgtttatagtgcagaacgtcgtttcttctatttgatccgctaacatctcacccctactgtctgcctgcaagttcgaatgtcatagatcgtgatgggcattgaaatcgtctAAGAGAATGCGATTAttaccagtgagtaaggcgctgatattcgGTCGGTacccactggggcagcaggtggcaggagggatgtagatgttgatgatttctagatttgcgaccagacagataatccttgacgttctaagacattgtccctgcggtcgatgtcaggatcaaatatatgatattgcacagtgtggtgtatgataaacgcgaggccgcctcaatttccgctctcgcgatcttttctgtggacattatacccagaacagaaCTGCAacgcagatcttgctgtgagtttagtctcttgaatcgcagcaatacggatgttgtgccgcttcatgaagtcgactatctccgtgatcttcccagttaatccattacagtttaactgcagaattctgaagtgcatagggggagacgtcgtcactctgggagtaagtgacgggtgacgcCTGGGTTCTGGAAGGCCAgtacgcgattgctgttgaggccgcgagcaacagcggatacttgttgtggcttgctgagcagcggggctgatGGAAGGTagcgtgggggggggggggggggggcgcaagACGCAGACTACGGGTCGTCCTAGGACGTCAACAGCAcggtgccacaaaagatttatagaagttacgtggacgtctggttttggggtctaggcCAGAACAACCTGTTGGattcaaccatcccttacacgagacacactgacaagagtatgaccgtcctaaaaaattcttttccggcagatgcagcaaaaccatttctcaggaccggggtcaggacacGGCCccagattggattcgatacctttccggagcaagagaatatggagcaatcccgctgcaaggagctgctgggaggatgacaatttgtgggagggacgcaacaaattaaatggggttacactgaaatggcagtccttggtcgggaaaaatccctagtcgctccggtacatagaaccgacggccttgggaagcggacgtggatgttcaacatggtcgacatttgggacgtccaagttgtaaatagggtcgcggatgatttagtcggtgatgccaggtttcgcgaggcgaaaaaactggagagatcagggagttagccgtttattctgttgcaaagctcatcgatctttgggcccgggcctgtggccattattgtgcagtaatcggcgtaagaaactatagtaactcctggtggcgaaggtagttttgatatgtaaaaattaaacaaaagtggagataggacaccaccccgaGGCACCCCTttattaattcttcttggcttagatattcgtttctgaattgcaccgatgcctgccgaccacccagataatttgcggtccaccttttaagccatgggggaagggtagacccttccaagtcttgcagtaacgtgccatggttgaccgtatcaaaagcttttgataggtctagcgctacgagtactgttccaaggtggggcttctgatttaaaccacaatttatctgggtgctaatggcatttagcgcggttgtggtgctatggagttttctaaagccatgctgacaggctagctgcaaatttgctttgaagtgggagagcaaaatggcttaaagcgtcttggctactggcgataggagagatatcgggcgatatgactctcctatgttagctggtttcccaggctttagtagcgggaccaccttggccattttccatttttcgggtatgacaaaggtggaaagagacaggttgaagacatgtgctaaatatttgaaaccctctttccctaggcttttaagcatcggcatggttatgcagtctgggcccactgctttgaatgTCTTAGCATGACCGATagcatcctcaacctctctggcggtgatggtaattggtgacgcgctaaagttatgtttacgtgcgtgtctgttggccctccgtctatttttttcgaccgtagaatgcattatgtattgtcggcagaaagcgctcgcgcattttttcgcatccgacagcactttgtcgccaaaggcgatggaaactctgtcattgtgcctagacggattcgatagggactttacagcggaccaaagtttacctacaccggcagagaggttacaaccgcttaggtgctcctcccatttcgcccgcttgtgttcatccacaagcaacctgatgcgttggtttatatcccttatttacgggtcaccgggatcgagctgtcttataaggtcacgttctctcgctaaacttgcggcctctgccgggaagtggggccgaatttcgggaacgacgatgaagttggcgggacgctcgagcgaaataagtataggcaggtggtcggatgccaatattaccatcggctgccagttgacgcagtttacgagttctgcgctcacgattgaaatatccggcgaactgtgacagcttcctgccatacgtgtgggggcgtctccgtttatagtgcagaacgtcgtttcttctatttgatccgctaacatctcacccctactgtctgcctgcaagttcgaatgtcatagatcgtgatgggcattgaaatcgtctAAGAGAATGCGATTATTgctagtgagtaaggcgctgatattcgGTCGGTacccactggggcagcaggtggcaggagcgatgtagatgttgatgatttctagatttgcgaccagataatccttgacgttctaagacattgtccctgcggtcgatgtcaggatcaaatatatgatattgcacagtgtggtgtatgataaacgcgaggccgcctcaatttccgctctcgcgatcttttctgtggacattatacccagaacagaaCTGCAacgcagatcttgctgtgagtttagtctcttgaatcgcagcaatacggatgttgtgccgcttcatgaagtcgactatctccgtgatcttcccagttaatccattacagtttaactgcagaattctgaagtgcatagggggagacgtcgtcactctgggagtaagtgacgggtgacgcctgggttgtggaaggccagtacgcgattgctgttgaggccctgggactagacgtccttgggtaggtaCTGGGGTActcggtgtatttgggtatgcggcctggcaacatggcgcaatgaaacccgtcggcgGTTTGCCGTAGCGGAGAccaaaacatctaggaaagtagcaccgtccatggcaggagctgcattgggcggatgtcgcaaacgtatatattctgtgctggcaaacggtgcaaagggaggtagggactaagagtctgttttcctggcttacacaattgctgccggaaaagaggggggaagaagacgggggcaggggctgatgcttggcattgctcccgactctactacggagattgtaggtatgagtgggagcagccgtgtgagttggtggcgccgtggggcgcgagcaacagcgagtacttattgtggcttgctgagcagcggggctgctggaaggtagcggggtcAGGGcaatcccgctgcaaggagctgctgggaggatgacaatttgtgggagggacgcaacaaattaaatggggttacactgaaatggcagtccttggtcgggaaaaatccctagtcgctccggtacatagaaccgacggccttgggaagcggacgtggatgttcaacatggtgacatttgggacgtccaggttgtaaatagggtcgcggatgatttggtcggtgatgccaggtttcgcgaggcgaaaaaactggagagatcagggaggtagccgtttattctattgcggGCCTGGgttcattattgtgcagtcatcggcgtaagaaacgatagtaactccttctggtggcgaaggtagttttgatatgaaaaattaaacaaaagtggggataggacaccaccctgaggcacctgAGGAAATTTGTTGCAACGCATCACTCGATcatatcagtgcatcgccgttcggatgtcaatcaaaaaaattattccCGAA is a genomic window of Eurosta solidaginis isolate ZX-2024a chromosome 4, ASM4086904v1, whole genome shotgun sequence containing:
- the LOC137247554 gene encoding zinc finger protein 593 homolog; the encoded protein is MGMVQKRKKMHYGDTHLRRRWRVRNRTRDLDQIDHDIQTQSAELINQQVDLEQPGCGQFYCVHCAKYFIDDQAMQAHFRTKVHKRRMKALELEPYTVEEAERAAGQGSYKAPKKRVMETQPTKDEVKKGKRIRVEEKIEEEALKSKKKIVKMQN